The nucleotide sequence GCCTAACTTGCGTTGTCCGCGCCGGAGCAGCTTTCCAGGAGCGAAGTGATGCGATCGCCAGATCGGTTTTCTTCAGCAAATCTCTTAGCGGGGGACATTCGGGATAGTGCCGGATGAGTGTCGCCTTGACCTCATCGAGGCTCGTAATATGCCGATCCCAGCTCGCAGGGGTCACGCTGAGCGGATCATTCTCGGGAAGTTCGTGATAATAGAGATCGAAGAACACCTGATCTGACAGTTCATCGCGCTTGTATTCACACTGCACCCAGTTATCGAGTTCGCAGCGGGTCGCATCGACGCGCCGTTGAACACCTGCGCGTTCTTCCGTTCCGATCAGGACAGATTTCAGAAGCCGGCCGACCGACTCGTGCCCGTCAATGGGCATGCGAGTCTTCGGACGACGCCGCGGTCCGGTCAGAAACATCTCGTATTCGACCGAGTTATGAGCGCCGCCCCGCTTTCCAATCGGCTTCGCTTCGCGAGACTTCGCCTCGATCTCGGCCGCCTGCCCGGGACTGATGAATGCGGGGGTGATCGGCCGTGACTCTCCGTCCCAGTTAGACACCACGATCGGCGCCTGCGCCTTGGCAAGCCGCGAAATGATGGTCTCAAGGGAGTATCCCTTCGACATATCGGCCAGAAGGAACAGCCACGTCCCATTATCCGGGCGATACATTCCCTTCCATGGCGAGAGCGCCACCGCCCAGCCATAACGCGAGGCCCACGCCTGCTGCTGCGGAGTCACGCTGTTGCTGACGTAAGGTTCATTGGTGCGGATGAATGTTTTGGCCGCCGGGTCGTACCATGCTGCATCATGATCCGAGCCGGGCATCCGGTTCTGAAAGTCCCCTCCCGGGAATGATCGCTTGGCGTTCGAGGGAACGAGTCCAGTCGCCGCGATGAACTGGATTGCCCTTGCGGCTTTACAGGCGGCCTCGCGCGCAAGCTCCTGCGATGACGCCGTGTGCATATCGGTAATATGATCCGGTCCTTCGCGGCGGATCGTCCCCAGGCCTCTTGACGCCCCGTACT is from Afipia massiliensis and encodes:
- a CDS encoding DUF5623 domain-containing protein, with the protein product MSNDHIRPSSIEGIKQLAKRLKKSDGIAHAVALNKAAHAAGYENYMHALRAIGGGNPAPQSLLSLYISVLWRDRTTKATGCEILRMPLGKPLDALVKPAQYGASRGLGTIRREGPDHITDMHTASSQELAREAACKAARAIQFIAATGLVPSNAKRSFPGGDFQNRMPGSDHDAAWYDPAAKTFIRTNEPYVSNSVTPQQQAWASRYGWAVALSPWKGMYRPDNGTWLFLLADMSKGYSLETIISRLAKAQAPIVVSNWDGESRPITPAFISPGQAAEIEAKSREAKPIGKRGGAHNSVEYEMFLTGPRRRPKTRMPIDGHESVGRLLKSVLIGTEERAGVQRRVDATRCELDNWVQCEYKRDELSDQVFFDLYYHELPENDPLSVTPASWDRHITSLDEVKATLIRHYPECPPLRDLLKKTDLAIASLRSWKAAPARTTQVRRQHINRGAPTL